taCGTCTTTCCAGGAAGAAGATTCTTGATTGTTCCTCTTGTCTCATCGGCTTCGAAATCTTTGGTTTGAGTTTGAGTCGAACCTTCGAGTCCATACATCACCGAGAATTGTGTAATGACACCATTAGCTTCACTAGTCGGAAGTGACCAATCGAATACAACTTCACTTGGTTGGACATCGATTGGTTCAAACTTCTCAACACGTCCAGGAACTGCTTCGTTTGTTGTAAAGCTCGCCGAAACAGGTGAACTACTTCGAAGTACCGAAGATTCTGTTCCACTTCGAACTACCACAGTAAATGTGTAGTTCCGATGTGGTCTTAAATCAACAATAGTGATTGTATCTTGAGTTGTAAGGTTTGACACATAGTTAGAATCAGCGTTCAGGTATTGAACTTCGAAGGCGTTATATTCGCCCTTTGGGTGATCccatttcaatgaaatttctgTATCGGTGATGTGAGTGGCATTGATTTGGGTGATGGGTTCGGGATAGAGACGATCTTGGCGCTGAATTGGTAAGCTTGCAACTCCACCACTTACAGTCCAGACAGTGATGTTGTAGAGTCGTCCAGGAATCAGACCAGTGAAGGTTACTTTTCGATCGGTATCGTTGGAGAGTTTTTCTTTGTCTTGAATAGAAATGTCACCCAATGAAAATCGGtaaatgtcaaatttggaaGAAGATTGGGGAGTTGGGGTGTAGGCTAAGGTGATTGTGTCACGTTCTTGTAAAATGTTATTATTCACAACAACGACTTCAGACTGTATGAGAGGCATTGTTCGTGTTGATAGATGATTTGTATCACTGGTTAGACCGTATGAGATGGTGTATATGTCGAACTTATATTGGGCGCCAGGCATAAGGTCTCCAATTAGAACTCGAACCGTTTCAGGATCATCTAAAGAAGATACATTTATTTTACAAGCTCAATACTAAATGCTTTATATCTTACCTCGACTGTCTTCGGAAACATTCTTTGTGTAGATTTTACTTGGACTCTCTGAAGGCCACCACTTGAGAACGTATTCCTCAACTCTTCCCTCAGGGCGTGGCCATTCCAAAGTAATGTTTGTCGAATCAACCAGAGGGATGATATCTGAGACAGGGTTTGGCCGGACCGTCTGATTGATTTGAAGAGGCGTGGAACTCTCCACACCGTAGCTTACGGTATTGACTTGTATTGTGTATCGTTCTCCCGGTGTCATCTCAGTAACATCTGCTTCGGTACCTTTAACGCTGGGTAATCGAGACCATTGTTTGTCGTTGTCAGTCTTGTAACGAACTGAATACTCTGTAAATTCACTCCGTTCTGGTGGTGTCCAACGGATGAGCACCGAGTTGCTGGTAACCTTGTCAATTGTAAGGTTTCTTGGGGGATTGGGAACTGAaagaaatatgaaattaaaaaaagtctccaaaaactaGGGTAATTGTAACTTACAAACAGCTTGGAAGTAAGCATGCGGTTCGCTTCTCAAACCATGACTGACAGCAAAAACTTTAACTTCATAACCAGCTCCAGGATGAAGATTCTTTATGACCAATCTAGATTCCGTTGTCAAGACTGTACGAACTTCTGAAGTACCATTTCTCGAGTAGAGAACTTCGTATTTTTCTTGCCGAGAATTGACATCACTCTTCCAACTGATATTTAAACCTTCTTTGATACTCTTCAGGTCTTCAATGATTGGTGAGGAGGGTCTTGTCACAACATAAATTGTAGTCTCATTTGATTCCATTTTCTTTGACACAGCTTGAACAGTGAGGGAATAATTTCTTCCTGGCAATAAACTCTCCAAATTATATCGAGTCTTCTCTGTGAACATTGTACTGGCGTCGCCATTAAAAGTCTCCACTTCATGATAACTTATTCTGTACTCTTCTTGGGTACTTCCCGGATCGGGTTCCCAAGTGATTATCATGTCATTTGTCTTTTCGTCATTATAAGACTCTAAATTTCTCACTGGAAGTGGCTTCAAAGTAACATCTCCAGTTGCTGGCCATGATGTTACTTTACCCGAAACCGTCTTAACTATCACGTTGTACGTTTTACCAGGTTCTAAATTATCTCTGAATTCTAACGATGCAACTGGATCATTACTTCTCGTCACAGTCGATTGTCGTCTCGACGTGGACAATGATACTTGATATTTGTCAAACTCACTAACACCTTTCGGAGACTCCCAAAGAACCTTAAATGCATTCGATGTTATGGAATCTTTATCGAATGTTACATTTAACGGTCGCAAAGGAACAGTCCGATACTGAGCTGTTGTTGGTAAGGAGATTTCATCTTCGGACATTGTTTGAACTGATATGTTGTAAGCACGGCCTGGTACCAAGCCTTTGAAAGCAGCTTGAGCTGGTCCAGGTGGTTCACCTTCCTTCTCCACATAGAGAACACTTTCCAATGCATCGGGTGGTTCAATTGAAACTTTATAATGGGTATAGATTCCAGCAGGATATGGCGGCTGCCATAGTACCAGAAGAGTAGTTTCATTACGAAACCACACAATGAATTTACCAGGTGTGTTTGGTTCTGAGGAAAAAATATAAGGACATATtagttttgggtaatttttggttttgaaagtATGCAAAAGTGTGCTAAGCGTGCAGAAATgtactaattttaattttatcaaaaaaaatgcgTGTTTTTGATTAAcatgttttaaatgtttaacatacatagaaatatatttatttacctACAAACAAGATTTTATCATTAAATCTAAATTACTTAGGCAatcaaatataatgaaaaacttACCATAATAATTTACagttattttaaataaacaaccAGATAATATTAAATATAAGTTAAAACATTAACTGGTTGATAAGCGAAAGAAGCAtttctataattaaaaatattttttttcaatgcaagaaaaatgttccacatacgccatagtgaacgtataatttaataatagctTCTACAAAACTTTTCTGTGTCCAATGCGCTTTATTGGCGATTCATTGAGTTTTGGGGACGGAATTTGTATACGATTCTTTATATACGCAGAAATGgcagaacaatattttttttgaagaagtttaaactaacttagtttttaaagaatacaaaaataaactatacaaaatattttaaagtctGGAACTTAACATTTCAAATCgaataatgttaaatttttcaaatatttcttttccTTCGATTTAGATATAGGGTGACGCCAGATGACATCATAATTTAAAAGAGTCTAAATTTTTGCAAA
This DNA window, taken from Episyrphus balteatus chromosome 2, idEpiBalt1.1, whole genome shotgun sequence, encodes the following:
- the LOC129910570 gene encoding tyrosine-protein phosphatase 10D-like isoform X3, translated to MDKMSTINFWIQRTHRKSILSLLYGYVLFICAQTARAADLVIEIPGNLGQEDSFYRLDYSPPFGYPEANTTIASRDVGDEIQFSHGLPGTTYNFWLYYTNSTHHDWLTWTVTITTAPDPPSNLSVAVRSGKTATITWSPPLQGNYSSFKIKVLGLSDAYDTNRTILVDDNAFQYHIRDLTPGATYQVQAYTIYDNKESVAYTSRNFTTKPNTPGKFIVWFRNETTLLVLWQPPYPAGIYTHYKVSIEPPDALESVLYVEKEGEPPGPAQAAFKGLVPGRAYNISVQTMSEDEISLPTTAQYRTVPLRPLNVTFDKDSITSNAFKVLWESPKGVSEFDKYQVSLSTSRRQSTVTRSNDPVASLEFRDNLEPGKTYNVIVKTVSGKVTSWPATGDVTLKPLPVRNLESYNDEKTNDMIITWEPDPGSTQEEYRISYHEVETFNGDASTMFTEKTRYNLESLLPGRNYSLTVQAVSKKMESNETTIYVVTRPSSPIIEDLKSIKEGLNISWKSDVNSRQEKYEVLYSRNGTSEVRTVLTTESRLVIKNLHPGAGYEVKVFAVSHGLRSEPHAYFQAVFPNPPRNLTIDKVTSNSVLIRWTPPERSEFTEYSVRYKTDNDKQWSRLPSVKGTEADVTEMTPGERYTIQVNTVSYGVESSTPLQINQTVRPNPVSDIIPLVDSTNITLEWPRPEGRVEEYVLKWWPSESPSKIYTKNVSEDSRDDPETVRVLIGDLMPGAQYKFDIYTISYGLTSDTNHLSTRTMPLIQSEVVVVNNNILQERDTITLAYTPTPQSSSKFDIYRFSLGDISIQDKEKLSNDTDRKVTFTGLIPGRLYNITVWTVSGGVASLPIQRQDRLYPEPITQINATHITDTEISLKWDHPKGEYNAFEVQYLNADSNYVSNLTTQDTITIVDLRPHRNYTFTVVVRSGTESSVLRSSSPVSASFTTNEAVPGRVEKFEPIDVQPSEVVFDWSLPTSEANGVITQFSVMYGLEGSTQTQTKDFEADETRGTIKNLLPGKTYVFKIQAKTSIGFGPEKEWKQRMPILAPPRPATQVVPTEVYRSSSTIQIRFRKNYFSDQNGAVIMYTIIVAEDDTKNASGLEMPSWRDVQSYSVWLPYQAIEPYYPFKNSSIEDFTIGAENCDNRQTGYCNGPLKSGTTYRVKVRAFTAPDKFTDTAYSFPIQTGLLTSDQDNTSLIVAITVPMTIILILLVTLVFFKKRRSSGRKTTKESRAHDNMSLQDSVIETNRPILIKNFAEHYRLMSADSDFRFSEEFEELKHVGRDQPCTFADLPCNRPKNRFTNILPYDHSRFKLQPVDDDEGSDYINANYVPGHNSPREFIVTQGPLHSTRDDFWRMCWESNSRAIVMLTRCFEKGREKCDQYWPHDTVPVFYGDIKVQILNDSHYADWVMTEFMLCRGAEQRILRHFHFTTWPDFGVPNPPQTLVRFVRAFRDRIGSEQRPIVVHCSAGVGRSGTFITLDRILQQINTSDHVDIFGIVFAMRKERVWMVQTEQQYICIHQCLLAVLEGKENIIGPAREIHDNEGYEEQQNMDDEDEGTGDEIIVTAEGHIDHERDEDDIDNANDAIIYHDEHQPLTASDQEISHTAPSPPSQWKAATLDR
- the LOC129910570 gene encoding tyrosine-protein phosphatase 10D-like isoform X2, producing the protein MDKMSTINFWIQRTHRKSILSLLYGYVLFICAQTARAADLVIEIPGNLGQEDSFYRLDYSPPFGYPEANTTIASRDVGDEIQFSHGLPGTTYNFWLYYTNSTHHDWLTWTVTITTAPDPPSNLSVAVRSGKTATITWSPPLQGNYSSFKIKVLGLSDAYDTNRTILVDDNAFQYHIRDLTPGATYQVQAYTIYDNKESVAYTSRNFTTKPNTPGKFIVWFRNETTLLVLWQPPYPAGIYTHYKVSIEPPDALESVLYVEKEGEPPGPAQAAFKGLVPGRAYNISVQTMSEDEISLPTTAQYRTVPLRPLNVTFDKDSITSNAFKVLWESPKGVSEFDKYQVSLSTSRRQSTVTRSNDPVASLEFRDNLEPGKTYNVIVKTVSGKVTSWPATGDVTLKPLPVRNLESYNDEKTNDMIITWEPDPGSTQEEYRISYHEVETFNGDASTMFTEKTRYNLESLLPGRNYSLTVQAVSKKMESNETTIYVVTRPSSPIIEDLKSIKEGLNISWKSDVNSRQEKYEVLYSRNGTSEVRTVLTTESRLVIKNLHPGAGYEVKVFAVSHGLRSEPHAYFQAVFPNPPRNLTIDKVTSNSVLIRWTPPERSEFTEYSVRYKTDNDKQWSRLPSVKGTEADVTEMTPGERYTIQVNTVSYGVESSTPLQINQTVRPNPVSDIIPLVDSTNITLEWPRPEGRVEEYVLKWWPSESPSKIYTKNVSEDSRDDPETVRVLIGDLMPGAQYKFDIYTISYGLTSDTNHLSTRTMPLIQSEVVVVNNNILQERDTITLAYTPTPQSSSKFDIYRFSLGDISIQDKEKLSNDTDRKVTFTGLIPGRLYNITVWTVSGGVASLPIQRQDRLYPEPITQINATHITDTEISLKWDHPKGEYNAFEVQYLNADSNYVSNLTTQDTITIVDLRPHRNYTFTVVVRSGTESSVLRSSSPVSASFTTNEAVPGRVEKFEPIDVQPSEVVFDWSLPTSEANGVITQFSVMYGLEGSTQTQTKDFEADETRGTIKNLLPGKTYVFKIQAKTSIGFGPEKEWKQRMPILAPPRPATQVVPTEVYRSSSTIQIRFRKNYFSDQNGAVIMYTIIVAEDDTKNASGLEMPSWRDVQSYSVWLPYQAIEPYYPFKNSSIEDFTIGAENCDNRQTGYCNGPLKSGTTYRVKVRAFTAPDKFTDTAYSFPIQTDQDNTSLIVAITVPMTIILILLVTLVFFKKRRSSGRKTTKESRAHDNMSLQDSVIETNRPILIKNFAEHYRLMSADSDFRFSEEFEELKHVGRDQPCTFADLPCNRPKNRFTNILPYDHSRFKLQPVDDDEGSDYINANYVPGHNSPREFIVTQGPLHSTRDDFWRMCWESNSRAIVMLTRCFEKGREKCDQYWPHDTVPVFYGDIKVQILNDSHYADWVMTEFMLCRGAEQRILRHFHFTTWPDFGVPNPPQTLVRFVRAFRDRIGSEQRPIVVHCSAGVGRSGTFITLDRILQQINTSDHVDIFGIVFAMRKERVWMVQTEQQYICIHQCLLAVLEGKENIIGPAREIHDNEGYEDDEGIAESGM